A single region of the Clostridia bacterium genome encodes:
- a CDS encoding SusC/RagA family protein: protein GQALWQASVNGGGNPNSNNIGYSFDWGYDTNGHPQLNNIYLAKYVDNDRTMLASDTDWFNEISKTGLIQSYNMSLSSATEKSSSFLSLGYFYNDGTLKHTDFNRISARINTDYKLFDGRLVIGENFTLNRTSEVQAPGDVLDLSLKALPMIPVHTIDGEGWGGPSRGMNDRHNPMRLLYDNRNNAYAYWRLFGNTYADLEIIRDLHFRSSYGIDYGNFYKRHMVHS, encoded by the coding sequence GGACAGGCTTTGTGGCAGGCATCGGTAAACGGAGGCGGTAATCCGAACAGCAACAATATCGGTTACAGCTTCGATTGGGGTTACGATACCAACGGACACCCCCAACTCAATAATATTTATCTGGCTAAATATGTTGATAATGACCGGACAATGCTTGCTTCTGACACCGATTGGTTTAATGAAATATCCAAAACCGGGTTGATCCAATCGTATAACATGTCTCTTAGTTCGGCTACAGAAAAAAGCAGTTCCTTTTTGTCCCTGGGGTATTTTTACAACGACGGAACGCTTAAGCATACCGACTTCAACCGTATTTCGGCACGTATCAATACCGATTATAAATTGTTTGACGGCAGGTTGGTTATCGGTGAAAATTTCACATTGAACAGGACAAGTGAAGTACAGGCGCCGGGCGATGTCCTCGACCTTTCTTTAAAGGCATTACCCATGATACCGGTACACACGATAGACGGTGAAGGCTGGGGTGGACCCTCCAGAGGCATGAACGACCGCCATAATCCCATGCGCCTGCTTTATGACAATCGGAATAACGCCTACGCTTATTGGCGTTTGTTCGGAAATACATATGCCGATCTGGAAATAATCAGGGATTTACACTTTCGCTCAAGCTATGGCATTGATTACGGCAATTTCTATAAACGTCATATGGTACATTCCTAG